In Candidatus Bathyarchaeia archaeon, a genomic segment contains:
- a CDS encoding TMEM175 family protein: MSKDQRETSRIEAFSDGVIAFAITLLVLNLKDPLLDPALSRGSLFQGLLTQWPAFFAFVTSFATILIMWVNHHNMFTFIRRVDTTLLFLNGLLLFFIVLTAFTTLLVANHVGLGQTNDGRTAVAIYTGNAMILGLVWSTISYYCAKTGLVPAAPGGIRYLIGPVPYAIAFGLSFVNAFASLVIVLIIAGFWTLASRGFWRTALAETA, from the coding sequence TTGTCGAAGGATCAGAGAGAGACTAGTAGGATAGAGGCGTTCAGCGACGGGGTCATAGCCTTCGCCATCACACTCCTGGTCTTGAATCTCAAGGATCCTTTGCTAGATCCGGCTTTGAGTCGGGGATCACTGTTTCAGGGATTATTGACGCAGTGGCCTGCGTTCTTTGCTTTCGTCACGAGTTTCGCGACGATACTGATAATGTGGGTGAACCATCATAACATGTTCACATTCATACGGCGGGTGGACACGACCCTATTGTTCTTGAATGGTCTCTTGTTGTTCTTTATTGTCCTGACAGCTTTCACGACCTTGCTCGTCGCGAACCACGTTGGTCTAGGCCAAACCAATGATGGAAGAACCGCTGTTGCTATCTACACTGGGAACGCTATGATACTGGGTCTGGTCTGGTCGACAATATCGTACTACTGTGCGAAGACTGGGCTCGTCCCTGCCGCTCCAGGCGGGATACGATATCTCATTGGTCCGGTCCCCTATGCAATCGCTTTCGGATTGAGCTTCGTCAACGCCTTCGCTAGTTTGGTAATAGTCTTGATTATCGCTGGATTCTGGACCCTGGCTTCAAGGGGTTTCTGGAGAACGGCACTAGCAGAAACCGCGTGA
- a CDS encoding ester cyclase — MSQVTELNLKNLMQTLDDAWNAGPQSPLWDTFKKRHTEDVAVYWPGQPEPTRGRQNHDLEAVEFFKIFPDNHLINRPYKTLFAEGNHTCSVADFYGTMKGPMKMPDGKTIPASGKGFHVEFCTVATWNSKGEIAEERLFYDQVGLMRQIGLM, encoded by the coding sequence ATGTCGCAGGTTACAGAGTTGAATCTGAAGAACTTAATGCAGACCCTAGATGATGCATGGAATGCCGGACCGCAGAGTCCCCTATGGGATACGTTCAAGAAACGGCATACGGAAGACGTTGCCGTCTACTGGCCCGGCCAACCTGAGCCAACAAGGGGAAGGCAAAACCATGACCTCGAGGCCGTAGAGTTCTTCAAAATATTCCCGGACAATCATCTCATCAATCGACCCTACAAGACCCTGTTCGCCGAAGGAAACCATACTTGTTCAGTCGCAGATTTCTATGGCACAATGAAGGGTCCCATGAAGATGCCAGATGGAAAGACAATTCCAGCCTCAGGAAAAGGCTTTCACGTCGAATTCTGCACGGTAGCAACTTGGAACAGCAAAGGGGAGATTGCTGAAGAACGGCTCTTCTATGACCAAGTCGGACTGATGCGCCAGATCGGACTGATGTGA
- a CDS encoding ArsR family transcriptional regulator, whose protein sequence is MSDNLEEIGKELRDEIRSFKTEIRRELAEALRGAAEGSIRVDVSRDEAAQTEPANVVVKDLVKLIRDNVRSSLVERGELAVDELVEKMSEDKASDLLKSLANNERIKIAKMLYNSKMTFSDIGTKSDLKNPSVIYHINSLKKMGLVTASDEGGYELTRRGRLLVRTLALMNEALGGEKID, encoded by the coding sequence TTGAGCGATAATCTAGAAGAAATAGGAAAAGAACTCCGCGACGAGATCCGGTCCTTCAAGACCGAGATACGCCGCGAGCTAGCCGAAGCCCTCCGTGGCGCGGCCGAGGGCTCGATTAGAGTAGACGTCTCCAGGGACGAGGCGGCCCAGACAGAACCCGCAAACGTGGTCGTCAAAGATCTAGTCAAACTGATCCGGGACAATGTTCGTTCCAGCCTCGTCGAGCGTGGCGAACTGGCAGTCGATGAGCTTGTTGAGAAGATGAGCGAGGACAAAGCCTCCGACCTGCTCAAATCACTCGCCAACAACGAGAGAATTAAGATCGCAAAAATGCTGTATAACAGCAAGATGACATTCAGCGATATCGGAACAAAATCCGACCTCAAGAACCCCTCTGTCATCTATCACATTAACAGTCTCAAGAAAATGGGTCTCGTCACAGCCAGCGACGAGGGTGGTTACGAGCTCACACGTCGCGGACGACTACTAGTCAGAACACTCGCGCTCATGAACGAGGCATTGGGAGGAGAAAAGATTGATTGA
- a CDS encoding NAD(P)-dependent alcohol dehydrogenase, with protein sequence MKAVIQEKYGPPEVLELRETEKPKLMGNRLLVRIHATSVNPADYHPMRGMFLARVMGRTGIRKPKDGRFGTDFAGVVAELGQNPSHFKVGDEVYGVVPGAAAEYGAAREDRIALKPSNSTFEEAAAVPIAAFTALQAVRDKGKVQSGQKVLVNGASGGVGTFAVQIAKSYGAEVTAVTSTRNQDLVKKIGADHAIDYTQQDFTKTGEKYDVIIDTIGNHSVLDIRRSLTPNGRCVAIGFGGLTGFFGHMILGSLSSAVSSKKVGFFVAKSNSKDLEFLKELIESRKIKPVIDRTYAMKEISDAVRYVEGPNHRPGHARGKVVVTVPSNPTIGASP encoded by the coding sequence ATGAAAGCCGTCATCCAGGAAAAATATGGACCTCCAGAGGTCCTTGAACTTCGAGAAACAGAGAAACCAAAACTAATGGGAAATAGACTCCTAGTCCGGATACACGCGACAAGCGTCAACCCGGCTGACTACCATCCGATGAGGGGCATGTTCCTCGCCCGTGTGATGGGCCGCACAGGAATACGCAAACCAAAAGATGGAAGATTCGGCACAGACTTCGCAGGCGTCGTCGCTGAGCTCGGCCAGAACCCTTCACATTTCAAAGTCGGAGACGAAGTCTACGGCGTCGTCCCCGGCGCCGCCGCCGAGTACGGAGCAGCACGAGAAGACCGGATCGCACTAAAACCATCAAACAGCACGTTTGAAGAAGCCGCAGCCGTCCCCATCGCAGCCTTCACCGCCCTCCAAGCCGTCCGCGACAAGGGAAAAGTCCAATCAGGCCAGAAAGTTCTCGTCAACGGTGCATCTGGCGGAGTAGGAACATTCGCCGTCCAGATCGCAAAATCCTACGGGGCAGAAGTCACAGCCGTCACCAGCACACGAAACCAGGATCTAGTCAAGAAGATCGGCGCAGACCATGCCATTGACTACACCCAACAAGATTTCACCAAGACTGGCGAGAAATATGATGTTATCATCGACACGATCGGAAACCATTCCGTCCTCGACATCAGACGCTCACTGACCCCGAATGGAAGGTGCGTCGCGATCGGGTTCGGTGGCTTGACCGGCTTCTTCGGACACATGATTCTTGGATCACTATCCTCCGCGGTCAGCAGCAAGAAAGTCGGCTTCTTCGTAGCAAAATCCAACTCGAAAGATCTCGAATTCCTCAAGGAACTCATAGAATCAAGAAAGATCAAACCGGTGATCGATCGAACCTACGCGATGAAGGAGATCTCTGACGCGGTCCGGTACGTCGAGGGACCCAACCACCGGCCCGGACACGCCCGCGGAAAAGTCGTCGTCACCGTGCCCTCGAACCCAACCATAGGAGCCAGCCCATGA
- a CDS encoding NAD(P)-dependent oxidoreductase, protein MTILVVGGLNGFVGSNTTEALVNLGQDCVVTRHKRPEIPRFLQSRIDHKRVIIEDADATSIDDLRRIGEKHRIDGIVNVGGGFKVPKSPYPGLKGYFDMLDAMFQLAQEWKVKRVTFSSTGGMYLGLQGTASEDQPIYLQSPLPGIPGILQRQKIVEVASEEFTKATGISSICCRLMGFYGPFQDVDQASVANRLVHAAVRGKPLDLEGAFFSFTDDAVDVLYIKDLARAVALLHTAEKLNYNVYNIGTGKATPNREFLESTKKAVPGFDATLPPGKFPFPAILIMNTKRLQADTGFTPKFDTQSAIQDYVDWLKAGNPK, encoded by the coding sequence ATGACGATCCTCGTCGTCGGCGGCCTCAACGGTTTCGTCGGAAGCAACACCACCGAGGCACTCGTCAACCTCGGCCAAGACTGCGTCGTCACCAGGCACAAGAGGCCAGAGATTCCACGATTCCTCCAGTCACGCATCGATCACAAACGCGTGATCATCGAGGACGCGGACGCGACCTCGATCGACGACCTGCGAAGGATCGGTGAGAAACACAGGATCGACGGTATCGTAAACGTCGGAGGCGGCTTCAAAGTTCCCAAGAGTCCCTATCCGGGTCTCAAGGGCTACTTCGACATGCTCGACGCCATGTTCCAGCTCGCGCAGGAATGGAAGGTCAAACGCGTCACGTTCTCCAGCACCGGCGGAATGTACCTCGGACTACAAGGAACCGCGAGCGAGGACCAACCCATCTATCTTCAGAGCCCACTCCCCGGTATTCCGGGAATCCTCCAACGCCAGAAGATCGTCGAAGTCGCCAGCGAGGAATTCACCAAAGCCACTGGTATCAGCTCGATCTGTTGTCGGCTTATGGGCTTCTACGGACCTTTCCAGGACGTGGACCAAGCCAGCGTAGCAAACCGGCTTGTGCACGCAGCCGTCAGGGGCAAACCGCTGGATCTCGAGGGAGCCTTCTTCAGCTTCACAGACGACGCCGTCGATGTGCTGTACATCAAAGACCTCGCCCGCGCCGTCGCCCTGCTCCACACCGCCGAGAAGCTGAACTACAACGTGTACAATATCGGCACCGGCAAAGCAACACCGAATCGGGAATTTCTTGAATCCACAAAGAAAGCGGTCCCGGGCTTCGACGCGACTCTTCCACCTGGAAAGTTCCCCTTCCCAGCAATACTCATCATGAATACCAAGCGATTACAAGCGGACACTGGATTCACACCAAAATTCGACACCCAATCAGCGATCCAAGACTATGTCGACTGGCTGAAGGCAGGAAACCCGAAGTAG
- a CDS encoding 2-hydroxymuconate tautomerase, with amino-acid sequence MPIVRVLMYPGRTQQQKDDLAKAITDAVEKIAKAPRDQTIVVIQEVPKEQYYVAANRAA; translated from the coding sequence ATGCCGATTGTTAGAGTACTAATGTATCCGGGAAGAACGCAACAGCAGAAGGACGATCTCGCCAAGGCAATCACGGACGCCGTAGAGAAGATCGCAAAGGCGCCACGGGACCAGACAATAGTCGTCATACAGGAAGTCCCCAAAGAACAGTACTACGTTGCCGCAAACCGGGCAGCGTAA
- a CDS encoding PKD domain-containing protein produces MENHGLSDIVGPATYMTTLANTYGLATQYTAVSHPSEPNYLALVGGDTFGISSDGVCCWTINSPNIVDRIENAGLTWQAWAEDASGSGTCRFSPPRSADHFGFLEFSDINTTSRCGNFHSTQSSSDSEFVNALNNSPSNLMWLTPNDCNNMHDCPVTTGDTYLAGLVPKILTSNLFTTEKAALFIVFDEGNKGSPNDYVYSLWAGSAVKKAYQSSSQYSHYSFLRTIEANWNLPSLTSNDANAPAMTEFFSTPMSSQLQASFTETPKAPNVGMSVTFTAIASGGNSPYTYSWTYGDNGTGSGISSTHAYGSIGNRTVTLTVQDSSSPSQTTNSSQIVTVSSGLPSAGVDFGTCMPLPKGWRCGNTNGLTGSSATIVNGVLETRESNPNVGNDSRYYYSTGQKGTFPWSPCQAPANGTLPTNITTVSTTFTPLVFLPSGSYRYHLYVALYYWLPKGPVVAGSSSYRCLDTQVRVQNINGTFSRVGTTATYNPGDSFGWSNVTVGEVAMGQTYSLTANVENQCRQDLMAWGLDPSTPCQLAGIEIGTEGYQFRELDVNWLKVNLVATAQPGTLAAAISATPNKPHAGETMSFSGSASGGTGPYTYSWSFGDEATAFGPTVNHAYPRSGDFRIALFVTDSSAITQTYTATQVVHVNSFCVPAKFIRADVNHDGQVDSADVAIVAQAFQSTPSSANWNPSADVNQDGIVDIVDVAIIAFTFGQSVC; encoded by the coding sequence ATGGAAAACCATGGCCTCAGCGACATTGTCGGCCCCGCAACCTACATGACGACCCTGGCAAACACCTACGGTCTCGCGACTCAATACACCGCGGTAAGCCATCCATCAGAACCAAACTACCTTGCACTGGTCGGCGGTGACACCTTCGGAATTAGCAGCGACGGTGTCTGTTGCTGGACGATTAACTCGCCGAACATAGTCGATCGGATCGAAAACGCCGGGCTGACCTGGCAAGCATGGGCTGAAGATGCTTCGGGTTCCGGAACTTGCCGCTTCAGCCCACCACGGTCGGCAGACCACTTTGGTTTCCTGGAGTTCAGCGATATCAACACCACTTCTCGTTGCGGTAATTTCCACTCGACGCAGTCATCTTCTGATTCAGAGTTTGTCAATGCTCTCAACAACAGCCCCTCGAACCTCATGTGGCTGACCCCTAACGACTGCAACAACATGCACGACTGCCCCGTCACCACAGGAGACACTTACCTTGCTGGTCTGGTACCCAAAATATTGACGAGCAACCTCTTCACGACAGAGAAAGCCGCCCTCTTTATCGTCTTCGACGAGGGTAACAAGGGTTCTCCTAACGACTACGTCTACAGCCTGTGGGCAGGCTCAGCCGTCAAGAAAGCTTACCAATCCAGTAGCCAGTACAGTCACTACTCTTTCCTCCGCACAATCGAAGCGAACTGGAACCTTCCTTCGCTTACGTCTAATGACGCGAACGCGCCAGCCATGACAGAGTTCTTCAGCACTCCAATGTCCAGTCAATTACAGGCTAGTTTCACCGAGACACCAAAGGCACCGAATGTTGGCATGTCAGTCACCTTCACGGCAATTGCCTCGGGAGGTAATTCGCCTTACACCTACTCGTGGACCTATGGCGACAACGGGACGGGGTCAGGGATCTCCAGCACTCACGCATATGGATCAATCGGAAATAGAACAGTGACCCTAACGGTCCAAGACTCGTCCTCCCCCTCCCAGACCACCAACAGCTCCCAAATCGTTACCGTGTCAAGCGGATTGCCATCCGCTGGGGTTGACTTCGGAACCTGCATGCCCCTCCCCAAAGGTTGGAGGTGCGGCAATACTAACGGTTTGACAGGTAGTTCCGCCACTATCGTAAATGGCGTACTCGAGACTCGGGAGTCTAATCCAAACGTTGGAAACGACAGCAGATATTACTATTCAACTGGCCAAAAAGGTACATTCCCTTGGTCACCTTGTCAAGCGCCCGCCAACGGGACACTGCCTACCAACATTACAACAGTGAGCACTACATTTACTCCACTGGTCTTTCTGCCCTCAGGATCGTACCGATACCACCTCTACGTCGCCCTTTACTACTGGCTACCAAAAGGCCCGGTTGTTGCAGGATCCTCTTCGTATCGCTGCCTCGACACGCAGGTCAGAGTTCAGAACATCAACGGCACGTTCAGTCGCGTCGGGACAACTGCAACCTACAATCCCGGCGATTCGTTCGGCTGGAGCAACGTTACTGTTGGTGAGGTAGCTATGGGTCAAACATACAGCCTTACGGCGAATGTTGAAAACCAGTGCCGACAAGACCTCATGGCTTGGGGTTTGGACCCGAGCACTCCATGCCAACTCGCCGGGATTGAAATCGGCACCGAAGGCTATCAGTTCCGAGAGCTCGACGTGAACTGGCTCAAGGTTAACCTAGTAGCAACCGCCCAACCAGGAACGCTGGCTGCTGCGATCAGCGCAACACCCAATAAGCCACACGCCGGAGAGACCATGTCTTTCTCCGGCTCGGCAAGCGGCGGGACCGGCCCATACACGTACTCTTGGAGTTTTGGAGATGAAGCAACAGCGTTTGGCCCCACCGTGAACCATGCGTATCCGAGATCTGGAGACTTCAGAATAGCGTTGTTTGTAACAGACAGCTCTGCAATAACCCAGACATACACCGCCACGCAAGTCGTACATGTGAACTCGTTCTGCGTCCCGGCCAAATTCATCAGGGCGGACGTGAACCATGATGGACAAGTCGACTCGGCCGACGTCGCCATAGTGGCTCAGGCGTTTCAATCGACACCGTCATCAGCCAACTGGAACCCCTCAGCGGATGTCAACCAAGACGGGATAGTGGATATTGTTGACGTGGCCATCATAGCATTCACCTTTGGTCAGTCAGTATGCTAA
- a CDS encoding ATPase domain-containing protein: MMAEGVSGEDETALEPQVEAEQIGAEKSKASDLLDLMSRFLESPGNVLLIQGAPGTGKTTLALELLNEAKGTRIGPHTISANKVYVSSRVSSSKLRRHFPGVREVLDSMSRRQATATRTRGDSRNGGASNIVDRIIALKRAKQKGIIVVDSWEGAVANATEEERHAMETAIFQDLDESKLSAVIVSESVNSPKLDYLVDGIVTLALSDLEDRTVRSVVVNKLRGFRLHTQGALFSLDGGKFTLLPRVEFHFDIDRSVNPKLLSPVRNSESSYSTGSPDLDALLDGGVRKGSSLLLDVNSTVSPHSVKLLLDIMAANFINQGGTAFIIPYSIFSSQNIAESLKTYVGDTVLNERVRIAEFNQVLRDEKWRVKLSGNLTGDLAAFNNAWNELGAISSARVLKYDFDKAVQLYGETLGLPGIAEIGAGIRDSGALSVGVISRPTSLREELLRAVDYHLKMQTVNGSLLIYGVKPITNVHGVKFGFERGYPRLSLTEIV; encoded by the coding sequence ATGATGGCTGAAGGTGTCTCCGGCGAGGACGAAACCGCGCTAGAACCTCAGGTTGAGGCGGAACAGATAGGGGCTGAGAAGTCTAAGGCTAGCGACCTTCTAGACCTTATGTCAAGATTTCTAGAATCGCCAGGAAACGTGTTGCTCATTCAAGGGGCCCCGGGCACTGGCAAGACAACTCTCGCCCTGGAACTTCTCAATGAGGCGAAAGGAACTCGCATCGGTCCTCACACAATTTCTGCCAATAAGGTGTACGTATCAAGTCGGGTCTCGTCCTCGAAGCTGCGGCGACATTTCCCGGGGGTTCGTGAGGTCCTCGATTCCATGTCTCGAAGACAGGCAACAGCCACTAGGACGAGAGGAGACAGTCGAAACGGAGGAGCATCGAATATTGTTGACAGGATTATTGCATTGAAACGGGCTAAACAGAAGGGCATCATAGTTGTGGATAGTTGGGAAGGAGCAGTAGCCAACGCGACAGAGGAAGAACGTCACGCAATGGAAACAGCGATCTTTCAAGATCTGGATGAGAGCAAACTAAGCGCAGTGATCGTGAGCGAAAGCGTAAACTCTCCTAAGCTCGACTATCTCGTGGACGGCATCGTTACACTGGCGCTATCCGACCTAGAAGATAGAACTGTGAGGAGCGTAGTTGTCAACAAGCTTCGCGGGTTCAGGCTCCATACACAAGGGGCGCTGTTCTCGCTCGATGGGGGCAAATTCACTCTCTTACCCCGGGTTGAATTTCACTTTGACATTGATAGATCGGTCAATCCGAAGCTACTCAGCCCCGTGCGTAACTCCGAGTCCTCCTACTCGACCGGTAGTCCCGATCTTGATGCTTTGTTGGACGGTGGAGTCAGAAAGGGTTCTTCTCTTTTGTTGGATGTCAACAGCACCGTCTCGCCTCACTCCGTGAAGCTTCTCCTCGACATAATGGCAGCGAATTTCATCAACCAGGGAGGAACTGCTTTCATCATTCCCTACAGCATATTCAGTTCACAGAACATAGCTGAGTCTCTGAAAACATACGTTGGAGATACAGTGCTAAACGAGCGGGTCCGGATAGCAGAGTTCAACCAAGTTCTTCGCGACGAAAAATGGAGGGTGAAGCTTTCAGGCAATCTAACAGGAGACCTGGCCGCGTTCAACAATGCATGGAATGAGCTTGGAGCTATCTCATCCGCGAGAGTACTGAAATACGATTTCGATAAGGCAGTACAACTTTACGGCGAAACTCTAGGACTTCCAGGGATTGCCGAAATAGGGGCAGGCATCCGTGATTCAGGTGCACTTAGCGTTGGCGTGATCTCACGACCGACAAGTCTGAGGGAAGAGCTTCTAAGAGCGGTTGACTACCACTTGAAAATGCAGACCGTCAACGGGTCACTCTTGATCTATGGGGTCAAACCGATTACAAACGTTCACGGTGTAAAATTCGGCTTTGAACGCGGCTACCCTAGATTATCGTTGACGGAGATCGTCTAA